The stretch of DNA TCGAACAGACCCTTGCGGGCGGCCGAGCGGATACCGTTGACGTTGAGGGTGATTATGCGCATAGGTGATGGGCGAGCGATGCAAACGACCCTTGGCATTTTAGTGGCGCGCCGGGTCGCTGGGAACCGCGCGATTGCCCGGTGCTTGCTGTCGGCTCAGAATGACGGCGATAAACGACAGGTTCGCGGCTTATGACCATTAAGGACGAATTCCTGGAACTAGCCATCGCGCAGGGCGCGCTGCGTTTTGGCGAGTTCACGCTCAAGTCCGGACGCATCAGCCCGTACTTTTTCAATGCCGGCCAATTCAGTGACGGCGGCGCTCTGGCCAGCCTGGGGCGATGCTATGCGCAATCGATCGCGGCTTCTAGGCTGGCGTTCGACATGTTGTTTGGACCCGCTTACAAGGGCATCCCGCTGGCGACGGCTGCGGCGATTGCGTTTGCGGAACAAGGGCGCAATCTGCCATGCGCCTTCAACCGCAAGGAGATCAAGGATCACGGCGAGGGTGGTGCGCTGATGGGCGCGCCACTGGCAGGGCGCGTACTTATCATCGACGATGTGA from Gammaproteobacteria bacterium encodes:
- the pyrE gene encoding orotate phosphoribosyltransferase gives rise to the protein MTIKDEFLELAIAQGALRFGEFTLKSGRISPYFFNAGQFSDGGALASLGRCYAQSIAASRLAFDMLFGPAYKGIPLATAAAIAFAEQGRNLPCAFNRKEIKDHGEGGALMGAPLAGRVLIIDDVITAGTAIRESVGIIEAAGAHAVGVAIALDRQELGQGGISAMQEVEAQYGLKVVAIAALADLLTFVKNQPEMAATHDAIYSYRTQYGA